A part of Bacillota bacterium genomic DNA contains:
- a CDS encoding transposase: MLINRAYRYELDPNVQQRILLAKHAGTARFAYNWGLARRIELYQQTGKSTNAIEQHRELNRLKKTEFPWMYEVSKCAPQEALRDLDWAFCNFFRGRKEGRNVGFPRFKKKGQDDRFRLTGAIHVLDRAVQLPRLGAVLLKEASRVQGRVLSATASREADRWYVSLTVEMEMPDPAPVEGHAAGIDVGLSHFAAIVSGGEVCKIEAPKPLNRAGDRGGRPKCERNVEESVISSACC; the protein is encoded by the coding sequence ATGTTGATTAACCGCGCCTATCGTTATGAGTTGGACCCAAATGTCCAACAGCGAATACTGCTGGCGAAGCATGCTGGGACCGCACGGTTCGCTTACAACTGGGGTCTGGCCCGGCGGATTGAACTCTACCAACAGACAGGGAAGAGCACAAACGCCATCGAGCAGCATCGGGAGCTGAACCGGCTGAAGAAAACCGAATTCCCGTGGATGTATGAGGTATCCAAATGTGCTCCGCAGGAGGCGCTGAGGGACCTGGACTGGGCATTTTGCAACTTCTTCCGTGGCCGTAAGGAAGGCCGTAATGTTGGCTTCCCACGGTTTAAGAAGAAAGGGCAAGACGATAGATTCCGGCTGACGGGAGCAATTCACGTTCTGGACCGGGCTGTGCAGTTGCCGCGACTCGGGGCGGTCCTCCTCAAGGAAGCGTCACGTGTTCAGGGCCGGGTTCTGTCGGCCACCGCGAGCCGGGAAGCAGACCGTTGGTATGTCAGCTTGACAGTGGAGATGGAGATGCCGGACCCGGCGCCGGTGGAAGGCCACGCAGCTGGGATCGACGTGGGTTTGAGCCACTTTGCGGCCATTGTCAGCGGCGGCGAGGTATGCAAGATCGAAGCCCCGAAACCACTGAACCGCGCCGGTGATCGTGGTGGAAGACCTAAATGTGAGCGGAATGTTGAAGAATCGGTCATTAGCTCGGCATGTTGCTGA
- a CDS encoding transposase, with translation MLKNRSLARHVADSGWGEFRRMLEYKCGWYGSRLLVANRYYRSSKTCSACGHVLEKLPLDIREWGCPDCGTRHDRDVNAARNLLALAG, from the coding sequence ATGTTGAAGAATCGGTCATTAGCTCGGCATGTTGCTGACTCCGGTTGGGGTGAGTTCCGGCGCATGCTGGAGTACAAGTGCGGCTGGTATGGGAGCCGGTTGTTAGTGGCAAATCGGTACTATCGCAGCAGCAAGACCTGTTCAGCCTGCGGGCATGTGCTGGAGAAGCTGCCGCTTGACATCCGGGAGTGGGGCTGCCCGGATTGTGGCACGCGCCACGACCGGGATGTTAACGCTGCGCGGAACCTCTTGGCACTGGCGGGTTAA